A region from the Geobacter benzoatilyticus genome encodes:
- a CDS encoding RrF2 family transcriptional regulator, with protein MMELTRKGEYAIRGVVYLAQLPPGKVALISEIAEAVDVPQMFLAKILQSFAKIGLVNSFRGAGGGFMLGRPASQITLREVVEAVEGPILPNRCLMGSGVCERDTTCGVHPVWRQIQQRVVEVLDGVTIEDLAVHQK; from the coding sequence ATGATGGAATTGACACGTAAAGGTGAATACGCAATCAGGGGAGTTGTTTACCTGGCGCAACTTCCTCCGGGTAAAGTGGCGCTTATCAGCGAGATTGCCGAGGCTGTTGATGTTCCTCAAATGTTCCTCGCCAAAATACTCCAGAGTTTTGCAAAAATTGGCCTTGTAAATTCGTTTCGGGGCGCCGGTGGAGGTTTCATGCTTGGCCGACCGGCATCACAGATTACCCTGCGTGAGGTTGTTGAGGCCGTGGAAGGCCCTATTCTGCCCAACAGATGCCTGATGGGTTCCGGAGTTTGCGAACGCGACACCACGTGCGGAGTACATCCGGTTTGGAGGCAGATTCAGCAGCGTGTTGTGGAAGTTCTCGATGGGGTCACCATAGAAGATCTTGCCGTACATCAGAAATAG